The Flavobacterium praedii genome window below encodes:
- a CDS encoding nitrate reductase, whose product MQNTEIKTTCSYCGVGCGIIVKNDSKNGVTVTGDKDHPVNKGMLCSKGMNLHYVVNDTSDRILYPEMRWSKSHPKERVSWDTALDRAAAVFSSIIKKHGPDSVGFYISGQCLTEEYYLVNKLVKGFLKTNNIDTNSRLCMSSAVAGYKKTFGEDSVPVAYADIELADTFLITGANPAFCHPILFRRIEQHKEKNPKTKIIVIDPRRTDSAMAADLHLQILPGTDIVLYHAIGKRLIEKGYMDSDFVKKYTENYQLYKEMVCNSSFEKASKLCGVSVPDIHLAAEIIGKAKGFISMWAMGLNQSAIGVDKNTALLNLSLVTGQIGKPGSGPFSLTGQPNAMGGREVGGMANLLAVHKELNNPEHRKEVADFWGVESISEKPGLTATEMFDALESGKMKAIWIICTNPIVSLPDARRVEKALANAKFVVVQDISHNADTAKFADLLLPAAGWLEKEGTMTNSERRISYLPKGINAPGEALSDVEILLHFAKKMKFSGFNFNNTEAVYKEYCLMTKGTNIDISYLNYSRLKNEGTFQWPVPDYGHPGTPRLFADKKFFTHSQKAIFNIPTSIENTSALPSEKYPFILTTGRIRDQWHTMTKTGKVSRLMTHTPSPVLEINPIDAYKAEIKNGDIVVVSSKNGEVRVKAKVTETIKEGVLFLPMHWGKQLDNDLNRTNNLTNTIVDPISKEPDFKYTTVAVAKYVKPFQKIAVVGAGAAAFRFIQNYREINTTDEIIVFSNEENPFYNRVLLPEYVTAELSWESLLKIKDEALGQLNITMKSGVAIENVNATDKVITDSQGNIHLFDTLIMATGSRPFIPENAQLHLPGRFTIRKKNDADRLKDYLDGTNLPPEEQHVVIVGGGLLGLELAAALKHKKVKITIIQRASRLMERQLDRISSKLLAEEVQLRDIQIYFDNEVSTVFETDNSNELEIALKSGRIISANAIVYTIGTIPNIELAKETGLACGRGVKVNQYLQTSDPDIFAIGEIAEFNNMLFGITSAAEEQADVLANFIAGDISSFYKGSVLMNILKLEDINLCSIGQIEVPENDDTYEEIVFADLGKRYYKKCIVKNDLLIGAILMGDKNEFAEFKTMIESKIELADKRNTLLRGSSAEAKPVLGKLVCSCSQVGSGNIENCIKSGVTNFTELCKTTGAGLGCGSCKTEVKELLAKVK is encoded by the coding sequence GTAGGATGCGGAATTATTGTGAAAAATGATTCTAAAAATGGAGTGACGGTTACAGGTGACAAAGACCATCCCGTAAACAAAGGAATGCTTTGTTCTAAAGGGATGAACCTGCATTATGTGGTTAATGATACTTCGGATAGAATTCTGTATCCGGAGATGCGATGGAGCAAGTCTCACCCAAAAGAAAGAGTGAGTTGGGATACTGCTTTGGATCGTGCAGCCGCTGTTTTTTCTTCCATTATAAAAAAACACGGGCCAGACAGCGTTGGGTTTTACATCTCAGGACAATGTTTAACCGAAGAATATTATTTGGTTAACAAACTCGTAAAAGGTTTCCTGAAAACCAACAATATAGATACCAATTCCAGACTTTGCATGAGTTCGGCGGTGGCGGGGTACAAAAAGACCTTTGGCGAAGACTCGGTTCCTGTTGCTTATGCCGATATCGAACTTGCCGACACCTTCTTGATAACAGGAGCAAATCCTGCTTTTTGTCACCCGATTCTTTTTAGACGAATTGAACAACACAAAGAGAAAAACCCAAAAACTAAAATCATTGTTATCGACCCGAGACGCACCGACTCGGCTATGGCTGCCGATTTACATTTGCAAATACTACCCGGAACGGACATTGTTTTGTACCACGCCATCGGGAAACGCTTGATCGAAAAAGGCTATATGGACTCGGATTTTGTAAAAAAATACACCGAAAACTACCAACTGTACAAAGAGATGGTCTGCAACAGTTCGTTCGAAAAAGCGTCCAAATTATGTGGCGTTTCGGTACCTGATATCCATTTGGCGGCCGAAATTATAGGTAAAGCCAAAGGATTTATATCCATGTGGGCTATGGGATTAAACCAAAGCGCTATTGGGGTTGACAAAAATACTGCTTTACTGAACCTTTCATTGGTGACTGGACAAATCGGAAAACCGGGTTCAGGCCCTTTCTCTTTAACTGGACAACCCAATGCCATGGGCGGTCGCGAAGTGGGCGGAATGGCCAATTTACTGGCGGTTCACAAAGAATTAAACAATCCCGAACACCGCAAAGAAGTGGCTGATTTTTGGGGAGTGGAATCCATTTCTGAAAAACCGGGATTGACGGCAACCGAAATGTTTGATGCTTTAGAATCGGGCAAAATGAAGGCCATTTGGATCATTTGCACCAATCCGATAGTGAGTTTACCTGATGCCCGAAGAGTAGAAAAAGCACTGGCGAATGCCAAATTCGTAGTCGTTCAGGACATCTCTCACAATGCCGATACCGCTAAGTTTGCCGATTTACTATTACCCGCAGCTGGTTGGTTGGAAAAAGAGGGAACGATGACCAACTCGGAACGTCGTATTTCGTATTTACCAAAAGGAATTAACGCTCCCGGTGAAGCTTTATCGGATGTTGAAATCTTGTTGCATTTTGCCAAAAAAATGAAGTTTTCCGGTTTCAATTTCAATAACACCGAAGCGGTTTACAAAGAATACTGCCTGATGACCAAAGGCACCAATATTGATATTTCGTATTTAAATTATTCCCGACTGAAAAACGAAGGGACTTTTCAATGGCCCGTTCCCGATTATGGGCACCCCGGAACTCCTCGATTATTTGCTGATAAAAAATTCTTTACGCATTCGCAAAAAGCAATTTTCAATATCCCAACGAGTATCGAAAATACTTCGGCACTACCTTCCGAAAAATATCCTTTTATATTGACCACAGGACGTATTCGCGATCAATGGCATACGATGACCAAAACGGGTAAAGTGTCTCGATTGATGACGCACACTCCTAGCCCAGTTCTGGAAATCAATCCTATTGATGCTTACAAAGCCGAAATAAAAAATGGTGATATTGTTGTGGTAAGCAGCAAAAACGGCGAAGTTCGTGTCAAAGCCAAAGTAACTGAAACGATCAAAGAAGGCGTTTTATTTTTACCCATGCACTGGGGAAAACAATTGGATAACGATTTGAACAGAACCAACAATCTGACCAATACCATTGTCGATCCAATATCCAAAGAACCCGATTTTAAATACACCACGGTAGCGGTTGCCAAATACGTAAAACCGTTCCAGAAAATCGCCGTTGTAGGCGCTGGTGCTGCTGCTTTCCGTTTTATTCAAAATTATAGAGAAATCAATACTACCGATGAAATTATAGTGTTTTCCAACGAGGAAAATCCATTTTACAATCGCGTTTTATTGCCCGAATATGTTACAGCCGAATTGTCGTGGGAAAGCCTTTTGAAAATAAAAGACGAAGCGCTAGGCCAATTAAATATCACCATGAAATCGGGCGTTGCCATTGAAAATGTAAATGCAACCGACAAAGTAATAACCGACAGTCAAGGAAATATTCATCTATTTGATACCTTAATAATGGCAACCGGAAGTCGTCCCTTTATACCCGAAAATGCCCAATTGCATCTTCCAGGACGATTTACCATTAGAAAGAAAAATGATGCTGATCGATTAAAAGACTATTTAGACGGAACCAATTTACCGCCTGAAGAACAACACGTAGTGATTGTCGGTGGTGGATTATTGGGACTGGAACTGGCTGCAGCACTGAAACATAAAAAAGTCAAAATAACGATTATACAACGAGCGTCACGATTGATGGAACGTCAGCTGGACCGAATCTCAAGTAAATTATTGGCCGAAGAAGTGCAACTGCGAGACATTCAAATCTATTTTGATAACGAAGTTAGCACCGTATTCGAAACAGACAACTCCAACGAATTGGAAATCGCCCTAAAAAGTGGTCGAATCATTTCCGCCAATGCCATTGTGTACACCATTGGAACCATCCCAAACATCGAATTGGCAAAGGAAACGGGACTCGCTTGCGGACGTGGCGTAAAAGTCAATCAGTATTTACAAACCTCCGACCCCGATATATTTGCCATAGGTGAAATAGCCGAGTTCAACAATATGTTATTCGGAATCACCTCTGCAGCCGAAGAACAAGCCGATGTTTTGGCTAATTTTATTGCCGGTGACATCAGTAGTTTTTACAAAGGATCGGTTTTGATGAATATTTTAAAACTAGAAGACATCAATCTCTGTTCTATTGGTCAAATAGAAGTGCCGGAAAATGATGATACCTACGAAGAAATTGTTTTTGCCGACTTAGGAAAACGCTATTACAAAAAATGTATTGTCAAGAACGATTTACTCATAGGCGCTATCCTAATGGGAGATAAAAATGAGTTTGCCGAATTCAAAACAATGATCGAAAGTAAAATCGAATTGGCTGACAAACGAAATACTTTATTAAGAGGAAGCAGCGCCGAAGCCAAACCAGTACTAGGAAAACTCGTTTGCTCCTGCAGCCAAGTCGGAAGCGGCAACATCGAAAATTGCATCAAAAGTGGCGTTACCAATTTTACCGAATTGTGCAAAACCACCGGAGCGGGACTCGGCTGTGGCAGCTGCAAAACCGAAGTGAAGGAGCTATTGGCGAAGGTGAAGTAG
- a CDS encoding rubredoxin, whose translation MELTRLIVKGGVLSPGELREIVNMGLEQGLDAISFGSRQDIIFPKGFKNNTPEKIGKHHFVLPNEKSGNNIVSSYVSTDIFRNTPWLTGNKFLYILEQFKEQPQLKVNITDPKQQLVPLFTGHINFIASHHEDYWFLYVRLPKWDKMELYPVLIYSWDIGKVYYEIEKILQEEPDSTEMIFQLISDLDTNNRTIDQPLNIPFYPFPYYEGMNRLGIDQYWLGLYWRNNMYDLEFLKEMCDLCFDCKIGKICITPWKSFIIKGIPKERKLDWEKFLGKKGINVRHSLLELNWHLPVAMEWALNLKTFLVRTLDQFDISTYGLTFGLSDYNRDGHYFTSVIVEKNESPKDLESIKIRDTFNVLYAKNFDPNTKEYIVHTQDVDKLELPNILIELSKKYFEELGNSVLEFENTATKKETKAQDIHQCPECLTIYNSDYGDVIQGIEKGTLFKNLPADYCCSLCEAPKSSFTPLTEATV comes from the coding sequence ATGGAATTAACAAGACTCATAGTAAAAGGTGGAGTACTGTCTCCGGGAGAATTACGAGAAATTGTAAATATGGGACTCGAGCAAGGTCTTGACGCCATCTCTTTTGGTTCCAGACAAGACATTATATTCCCAAAAGGATTTAAAAACAACACACCCGAGAAAATCGGAAAACATCATTTTGTTTTGCCCAACGAAAAAAGCGGTAACAACATCGTTTCCTCCTATGTTTCGACCGATATTTTCAGAAATACCCCTTGGCTTACCGGAAATAAATTTCTGTATATCTTAGAACAATTCAAGGAGCAGCCCCAATTAAAGGTCAACATCACCGACCCCAAACAGCAACTCGTTCCCCTATTCACGGGGCACATTAACTTTATCGCTTCTCACCATGAGGATTATTGGTTCCTGTATGTGCGCTTGCCAAAGTGGGACAAAATGGAACTTTACCCCGTTTTAATCTATAGCTGGGACATTGGAAAAGTGTATTACGAAATCGAAAAAATCCTTCAAGAAGAGCCCGATTCTACCGAAATGATTTTCCAACTCATCAGCGATTTGGACACCAACAACAGGACAATCGACCAACCCCTCAATATTCCTTTCTACCCATTTCCGTATTACGAAGGTATGAACCGACTCGGAATCGACCAATACTGGCTTGGGCTTTACTGGCGCAACAACATGTACGACCTCGAATTCCTAAAAGAAATGTGCGATTTGTGTTTTGATTGCAAAATCGGAAAAATTTGCATCACCCCTTGGAAATCCTTCATCATAAAAGGAATCCCCAAAGAACGCAAACTCGATTGGGAAAAATTCTTGGGCAAAAAAGGAATCAACGTACGTCATTCTCTATTGGAACTCAACTGGCACTTGCCCGTAGCGATGGAGTGGGCTTTGAATCTGAAAACCTTCCTCGTGCGCACCCTCGACCAATTCGACATCAGCACGTATGGACTTACTTTTGGTTTATCCGACTATAATCGAGATGGGCATTATTTCACCTCGGTTATTGTCGAAAAAAACGAATCGCCAAAAGACCTCGAATCCATCAAAATCCGAGACACCTTCAACGTTTTGTACGCCAAAAATTTCGACCCCAACACCAAGGAATACATCGTACACACCCAAGATGTCGACAAACTCGAATTGCCCAATATCCTGATCGAATTGAGTAAAAAGTATTTCGAAGAACTCGGTAACAGCGTACTCGAATTTGAAAATACCGCTACCAAAAAAGAAACCAAAGCACAAGACATTCACCAATGCCCAGAATGCTTGACGATTTACAATTCAGATTACGGAGACGTCATTCAAGGCATCGAAAAAGGAACGCTTTTCAAAAACCTTCCAGCCGATTACTGTTGTTCGTTATGCGAAGCGCCCAAAAGCAGTTTCACACCACTAACAGAAGCTACCGTTTAA
- a CDS encoding type II toxin-antitoxin system ParD family antitoxin codes for MARNTSILLGDYFENFINEQISTGKYSSVSEVVRTALRVFEQEENKTKSLINELKIGEKSSKISNFDRNKNLEMLKANFQK; via the coding sequence ATGGCACGAAATACATCAATCTTATTAGGAGACTATTTTGAAAACTTTATTAATGAACAAATTTCTACAGGAAAATATAGTTCAGTAAGTGAAGTTGTTAGAACTGCTTTAAGAGTTTTTGAGCAAGAAGAAAACAAAACAAAATCTCTAATCAATGAACTAAAAATTGGCGAAAAGAGTAGTAAAATCAGCAATTTTGACCGCAATAAAAATCTTGAAATGCTAAAAGCTAATTTTCAAAAATAA
- a CDS encoding type II toxin-antitoxin system RelE/ParE family toxin, translating into MPEYIISEKALEDINTIWIYTAENWSVEQADRYYNLIIDEIEYIIDNLDMAHDLEKIRKSYRYSKVKSHLIFFKKEKTNEIEVVRVLHERMDIENRLAE; encoded by the coding sequence ATGCCAGAGTATATAATTAGTGAAAAGGCATTAGAAGATATTAATACCATTTGGATTTATACTGCGGAAAATTGGTCTGTTGAACAAGCTGATCGATATTATAACTTAATCATTGACGAAATTGAATATATCATCGATAATTTAGACATGGCTCATGACTTGGAGAAAATTCGAAAATCATATAGATATTCAAAAGTAAAATCACATTTAATTTTCTTTAAAAAAGAAAAAACAAATGAAATTGAAGTCGTTAGAGTTTTGCACGAAAGAATGGATATTGAAAACCGATTAGCGGAATAA
- a CDS encoding helix-turn-helix domain-containing protein — MVLNEFQPSPHLKEYVRVYRVIRCVFDSNSSLPFKPYAPKPEHCLSFYPRDTETVDYTQSTNKISNLSAVIFGQQSEVTHRFIGKDFLVFQIVFRPGALYRLTGIPSFELTNSFLDAEMIFSKNLIQEVNEKLFYTEDFPKMIAIVEDFLKGQFSKIKIEKHKIDSICDILLSNKENISLDWFAKESCLSMRQLERKFQERMGVSPKYYNKVVRFENAFRMKNANPNLDWLSIAIQCGYYDYQHLVKDYKSFTQQTPIEFHLLDLNSPERKFGEADTY; from the coding sequence ATGGTATTAAATGAATTTCAGCCCAGTCCCCATTTAAAAGAATATGTACGGGTTTACAGAGTGATTCGTTGTGTCTTTGATTCTAATTCATCTTTGCCATTCAAACCGTATGCACCAAAACCTGAACATTGCCTTAGCTTTTACCCCAGAGACACCGAAACGGTTGATTATACTCAAAGTACCAACAAAATATCCAATCTTTCAGCAGTTATTTTTGGCCAACAAAGTGAAGTAACCCATCGATTTATTGGCAAAGACTTTTTGGTTTTTCAGATCGTTTTTCGACCTGGAGCATTGTATCGTTTGACAGGAATTCCATCCTTTGAATTGACCAATAGTTTCCTTGATGCCGAAATGATTTTTTCGAAAAATTTGATTCAAGAGGTCAACGAGAAACTTTTTTATACTGAAGACTTTCCAAAAATGATTGCTATAGTCGAAGATTTTTTAAAAGGTCAATTTTCGAAAATCAAAATAGAGAAACATAAGATCGATTCTATTTGCGATATTTTGTTGTCAAATAAAGAAAACATTTCCTTAGACTGGTTTGCTAAAGAATCCTGTTTGAGCATGCGACAATTGGAACGTAAATTCCAAGAACGAATGGGAGTCTCTCCAAAATATTACAACAAAGTAGTGCGTTTTGAAAATGCCTTTCGGATGAAAAATGCAAACCCCAATTTGGATTGGCTGAGTATTGCCATTCAATGTGGTTATTATGATTACCAGCATTTGGTCAAAGATTACAAATCATTTACCCAACAAACCCCCATTGAATTTCACTTATTGGATCTAAATTCACCAGAGCGAAAATTTGGTGAAGCGGACACCTATTAA
- a CDS encoding cupin domain-containing protein, translated as MQNVINNPANIDLKKGFVVKTNESRFSETTKIGGVNPNDIKISSKDTSGNLSMFEYQGNEKGGPPLHVHPYQDEVFYILEGDYLFQIGTEKFSLKQGDTIFLPRQIPHTFAQLSEKGKMVFFFNPAGKMEDFFRTLGNLPGPPTPEEGAQIFESHEMIVVGPPLEY; from the coding sequence ATGCAAAATGTAATTAATAACCCAGCGAACATTGACCTAAAAAAAGGTTTTGTAGTAAAAACAAATGAAAGTCGATTTTCTGAAACTACCAAAATTGGAGGTGTAAATCCAAATGATATTAAAATTTCATCAAAAGACACTAGTGGAAATCTCAGCATGTTTGAATACCAAGGCAATGAAAAAGGAGGCCCACCATTGCACGTACATCCCTATCAAGACGAAGTGTTTTATATTCTAGAAGGAGACTATCTTTTTCAAATTGGGACCGAAAAATTCAGTTTAAAGCAAGGTGACACCATTTTTTTGCCACGGCAAATTCCACATACATTCGCTCAACTTAGCGAAAAAGGTAAAATGGTATTCTTTTTTAATCCCGCTGGAAAAATGGAAGACTTTTTTAGAACTCTTGGAAATCTTCCTGGCCCTCCAACTCCTGAAGAAGGTGCCCAAATATTTGAATCACATGAAATGATTGTTGTAGGACCACCATTAGAGTATTGA
- a CDS encoding M28 family metallopeptidase — MKKKALGFLVLSLSIQFTVVGQSIDKLITPKEATRIETVLSADDMQGRRTFTPGIDKASAFIESEFKGIGLQPFNGATNFRQEFSMTVSKAVSSKITINGEEIFNNQVVTFSYQPEVSLTEKSDITVVSINKGDNIGKKFNEYYNSTKSLLILVDESFKNVLPNIQQIDRITANPGENTILFVFGVSDATTFTIDLKNTITKKPLNNVVGVLPGKSKPNEYVIFSGHYDHLGIGSPQEGVPHDATDSIYNGANDDAAGSTAVIMLAKYFKKKNNNERTIIFTTFVAEELGGYGAKYFSKQLAPEQVIAMFNLEMIGTESKWGKNSAYITGFEKTNMGAILQKNLEGSAFKFYPDPYPEQELFYRSDNATLAKLGVPAHTISTSKMDNEANYHKASDEIGTLDINNMTEIIKAIAISSSSIISGKDTPSRVDTAQLR; from the coding sequence ATGAAAAAAAAAGCATTAGGTTTTCTTGTTCTTAGTTTGTCGATTCAGTTTACTGTTGTAGGTCAAAGCATAGATAAATTAATTACTCCAAAAGAAGCAACGCGAATAGAAACGGTACTGTCTGCAGATGATATGCAAGGCAGAAGAACCTTTACTCCTGGGATTGACAAAGCTTCAGCCTTTATAGAATCCGAATTTAAAGGAATTGGATTGCAACCTTTTAATGGAGCAACCAATTTTAGACAAGAGTTTTCAATGACGGTTTCCAAAGCAGTTTCATCAAAAATTACAATTAATGGTGAGGAAATATTTAATAATCAGGTTGTAACTTTCTCTTATCAGCCCGAAGTTTCGTTGACCGAAAAGAGCGATATTACTGTTGTTAGTATCAATAAAGGCGATAACATTGGTAAAAAATTCAATGAATATTACAACAGCACCAAAAGTCTATTGATCTTAGTTGATGAATCTTTTAAAAATGTTTTACCTAATATTCAACAGATTGATAGAATTACTGCAAATCCTGGTGAAAATACGATTCTGTTTGTATTTGGAGTTTCGGATGCTACTACATTTACAATTGATCTTAAAAATACCATCACAAAAAAACCGTTGAATAATGTAGTTGGAGTTTTGCCTGGTAAAAGTAAGCCGAATGAATATGTAATTTTCTCTGGGCATTATGACCATTTGGGAATAGGTTCTCCACAAGAAGGGGTGCCACATGATGCAACCGATTCTATTTATAATGGTGCCAATGATGATGCAGCAGGAAGTACAGCTGTAATTATGTTGGCCAAGTATTTTAAAAAGAAGAATAATAATGAGCGAACTATCATTTTCACAACATTCGTAGCCGAAGAATTAGGAGGTTATGGTGCTAAATATTTTTCTAAACAATTAGCTCCTGAGCAAGTTATCGCCATGTTTAATCTAGAAATGATTGGAACAGAATCCAAATGGGGAAAGAATTCAGCATACATTACTGGTTTTGAAAAAACAAATATGGGTGCCATTTTGCAGAAAAATTTAGAAGGCTCTGCTTTTAAATTTTATCCTGATCCTTATCCAGAACAAGAATTATTTTACAGATCGGATAATGCTACGCTTGCAAAATTGGGTGTTCCTGCTCACACTATTTCTACTTCAAAAATGGATAATGAAGCCAATTACCACAAAGCCAGTGACGAAATTGGCACTCTCGATATAAACAATATGACAGAAATTATTAAAGCAATTGCCATAAGTTCTTCTAGTATTATAAGCGGAAAAGATACTCCTTCAAGAGTTGATACTGCTCAATTGAGGTAA
- the cobA gene encoding uroporphyrinogen-III C-methyltransferase: MKQVNKPKLTIVGAGPGDSELITLKAIKALENANVVLYDALVNEEFLKYANQAEIVFVGKRFGCHAYSQDQINDLIVSMAQKYGHVVRLKGGDPFVFGRGSEEIDFAQRFGIETAIVPGISSALGVPASNGISLTQRKIAESFWVITGTTSDHKLSKDVALASKSSATVVILMGMNKLDEIVSLYQSNRTDDLPIAIIQNGTKNTEKKVIGTISTISQLVKDNELASPAIIIIGEVVHSISKLTSYLKNELSKESFLEDEFILQNLDSFDFAVVKRKDEL; encoded by the coding sequence ATGAAACAAGTAAATAAGCCAAAATTAACAATAGTAGGAGCGGGTCCTGGAGATTCAGAATTAATTACTTTGAAAGCTATAAAAGCACTTGAAAATGCAAATGTTGTATTGTACGATGCTTTAGTCAATGAAGAATTCCTAAAATATGCCAATCAGGCTGAAATTGTCTTTGTAGGGAAACGTTTTGGCTGTCATGCCTATTCTCAAGACCAAATTAATGACTTAATTGTATCGATGGCTCAAAAGTATGGACATGTAGTTCGCTTAAAAGGGGGAGACCCTTTTGTTTTTGGAAGAGGTAGTGAAGAAATTGATTTTGCACAACGATTTGGGATAGAAACGGCCATTGTTCCTGGAATATCCTCTGCTTTGGGAGTGCCAGCATCTAATGGGATAAGTTTAACCCAACGTAAAATTGCCGAAAGTTTCTGGGTAATCACCGGAACAACTTCGGATCATAAATTGTCCAAGGATGTTGCTTTGGCTTCTAAATCTTCAGCCACTGTTGTGATTTTGATGGGAATGAACAAACTGGACGAAATTGTTTCTCTGTATCAAAGTAATCGAACCGATGATTTGCCTATTGCTATTATTCAAAATGGAACAAAAAATACGGAGAAAAAAGTAATTGGAACTATTAGTACAATTTCACAATTGGTAAAAGACAATGAATTGGCTTCTCCAGCAATTATCATCATTGGTGAAGTGGTTCATTCTATTTCAAAACTAACTTCATATTTAAAAAATGAATTGTCTAAGGAATCTTTTTTAGAAGATGAATTTATATTGCAAAATCTGGATAGTTTTGATTTTGCGGTTGTAAAAAGAAAAGATGAACTTTAG